DNA from Vitis vinifera cultivar Pinot Noir 40024 chromosome 19, ASM3070453v1:
gcattgggaggcagtcaagtggattctaagatatctgaagggttcattagatacatgtctttgcttcacaggtgcaagtttgaaattgCATGGTTATgtagatgttgattttgctaatgatattgatagtagaaagagtactactgggtttgtttttactctaagtggtacaactatatcatgggcttcaaatctacagaagattaTTACTTTGTatactacagaagctgagtatgttgcagcaactgaagttggaaaggagatgatttggatacatggtttcttagatgaattgggtaagaagcaggagatgggcattctacatagtgacagtcagagtgcaatttttcttgccaaaaattcgtcttttcattcaaagtcgaagcatatacaaacaaaataccactttatctgttatcttgttgaagataaactggtaatacttgagaagatttgtggatctaagaacccggcagacatgttgactaagggtgtcactattgagaagttgaagctatgcgcagcttcaattggtcttctagcttgaggacaggaggatgagttgcaggaatgagggattgtttcttggatgatagcggtttgatgttggtgattgaactagtctccaagtgggagatttgttgggctttgtggagcctagttttgtttgatccagTTTGACGatccgacccgaataatattgcatggttttttaatgggagatttactgaGGCCTGTTGGACCCggttagcccattgtggaaccacatTTTGTAATTAAGGTTTTTTAGTGTGGGTGTGGTTGTCGTGTTATATATGGAGAGAAAATACTGTAACCGCCGAGGTTGTActttgtattcttccctgataatagtgatatccctacaactccgtggacgtaggcaaattgccgaaccacgtaaatactgtcttgtacgtgtgattgtttttctttggcgtgtgtttttctctatttttcgtTTCTCACAGGTTAGGAATttggtttaattccctacattATCTTGGAGGTTGTAAAAGATGCATTCTCATAATAGATGCCTTGATTATGTTTCTTCAGTAGAAGAACCTACAATTAGGGTCCTGTGTATATCCTTTCTtggaattttcataaatttaccATTATTAACTTTCTATTTTAGGACTAACTGTTCAGCAAATCTATGGAAAAGACTAAATAGTAAATACTAAGTAGTTCCTCCAAGGGCTGCTAAAAAGCACTTCCCAGGGCCATGAGCCAAAACTAGGCCACATGGAAAGGGGTTGTAACAAGTCACTTGACTTGGGGTTGTTAGAGGCCATCATTAGTCAAGATTGGTTTTAGATTCAACTTtaggaatttatttattttcctgatttctattttatttttagttacaTAATCATATTTGACTCTTGTTTTCCACTCTAAATTCACAATATGTGAACCTTATGATAGAAATTTTTAACTTCAGAACATGAGTTGGGATGTATCATAGAAGAAAGATTCAAATCCTTGGACTAGCATTTCTGTAATGCCTCAATGAAATTTTATTGTATGATTATCTACTTGAAGTAGCGAACCAtcatccttttatttatttatttatttttgatggGAAACGacaaagagatatattgatagaaaaaagaagtacaagaaaaggatgagaaatcctcccaccaaagaaaatctAAACTACAataatacaaaaacaagaatatacaatgtaaaaacaaacaaactctctagaTTAGACCAACCCATTGGAATTACACACTGCTAgtcaatcaagttgtaacataTTAAGGGGAATCCGCTTAAAAACCATTATCTTTTTATTGGCATTGAATTGTGAAACCATTATGCCATTACATTGACATCTCCAAATGAATGGTTTTAATTTGAATAGTTTTGTATTAACTTATTATTTGACAATTATTGCCTATAGTTTTTTGGCAGAACTGCTACGATCTCACTAAGCAACATCCATTGATAATTTATCAGGAGAACTGGTTGGAAGTTTTAGGTTGTGGGGTGACAGAGCaagaaatattaaagaaaagtgGTAAAACAGGTAATGTTGCTTTGGCTTTTGGGCTTGGATTGGAACGGCTAGCAATGGTTCTGTTTGGGATACCTGATATTTGGCTTTTCTGGTCAACTGATGAGCGGTTCACCTCTCAAGTAATTCCCCAATTCAGTAAAtgatattctattttattttattctcctTTTCTTTGTCTTTGTGGTTAAGTAATCATTTCCAAAATTGATATCCTTAGGAAAATAAAGCATGCTGAAAATTGACCTTGTTGACATTCTTAATGTCTGATTTGGGTTCCCTGAATGTTTAATTTAAACACTTTGTATGCAGTTCTCAAAGGGCCAGCTTGGGGTCAAGTTCAAGCCATTTTCAAAGGTATTGCTTATAATTTTCTCAGTTTGATAGTAGTAGTATCTTCTTCTGATGTTGTGTAAATTGAAACTCTTGCATAATTTTCATGCAAAAGGATCCAAGACATTTTGGGGGCCTGCATTTTTAAGTATAACCAGAAAAAGTCCTTTATGCAAATTTGTCTTTTACATTCTGAAATCGAAAAGATTAATTACACACAAcataataactaaatatttaTACCTGTTAGAGCCCAATGTAACCTTCTCTATTGGCTGCTAGAAACTGACTATCGTCTTTTTG
Protein-coding regions in this window:
- the LOC132252609 gene encoding phenylalanine--tRNA ligase, chloroplastic/mitochondrial-like, with translation MLDFEENQVIWKCAGLIHISLSPTHNLNLRYVFRSVAHNVTKKKTTADLMKALSVFWQNCYDLTKQHPLIIYQENWLEVLGCGVTEQEILKKSGKTGNVALAFGLGLERLAMVLFGIPDIWLFWSTDERFTSQFSKGQLGVKFKPFSKYPPCYKDKSFWINELFTENNLCDVVRGVAGDLVEGLH